A single genomic interval of Antarcticibacterium arcticum harbors:
- the surE gene encoding 5'/3'-nucleotidase SurE: protein MPAKKPLILVTNDDGITAPGIRALIEVMKELGEVIVVAPDKPQSAMGHAITISDTLFCDPVVIKESYKHKEYQCSGTPADCVKIATQEILHRKPDLCVSGINHGSNSSINVIYSGTMSAAVEAGIEGIPAIGFSLLDYSLTANFEHCKKFVKMITQNVIKNGLPDGVVLNVNLPKLKESEIKGIKICRQAKASWEEEFDKRQNPQGRYYYWLTGKFVNKDNGEDTDEWALENGYVSVVPVQFDLTAHHFIQNLNSWDLND from the coding sequence ATGCCTGCCAAAAAACCCCTTATATTAGTTACCAATGATGATGGAATTACAGCCCCGGGTATAAGGGCTCTTATTGAAGTTATGAAAGAGCTGGGTGAGGTGATTGTCGTGGCGCCGGACAAACCACAAAGCGCCATGGGACACGCCATTACCATAAGCGACACCCTTTTTTGTGACCCGGTTGTGATTAAAGAATCTTATAAGCACAAAGAATATCAATGTTCCGGTACTCCGGCAGATTGTGTAAAAATTGCCACACAGGAGATCCTGCACCGCAAACCAGACCTTTGTGTAAGCGGTATAAACCACGGTTCCAATTCCTCCATAAATGTTATTTATTCGGGTACTATGAGTGCTGCGGTTGAAGCGGGTATTGAAGGAATCCCTGCTATTGGGTTTTCATTGCTGGATTATTCCCTAACTGCCAATTTTGAACACTGTAAAAAGTTTGTGAAGATGATCACTCAAAATGTGATCAAAAATGGCTTGCCCGATGGGGTAGTGCTCAATGTTAATTTGCCTAAACTCAAAGAATCTGAGATCAAGGGAATTAAAATTTGCAGGCAGGCAAAAGCTTCCTGGGAAGAGGAATTTGACAAGAGGCAAAATCCGCAGGGAAGGTACTATTACTGGCTTACAGGAAAATTTGTAAATAAGGACAATGGGGAAGATACAGATGAATGGGCGCTGGAAAACGGGTACGTTTCTGTAGTGCCGGTTCAATTTGACCTTACCGCACATCATTTTATTCAGAATTTAAACAGCTGGGACCTGAATGATTAA
- a CDS encoding C40 family peptidase — protein sequence MKNIVYRIAGMLLFALILTSCGSSRKTTAAENVISPEKTATQKPIKAGPPQILINTAPADAEPEDRRVYNITSFARDHEGTPYKFGGTTRSGMDCSGLVYTSFLQENIPLPRSSRDMALKGDRLSLEEVNIGDLLFFETNKNKKVINHVGLVVEIQPGHIFFIHSSTSRG from the coding sequence ATGAAGAACATCGTTTATCGAATTGCCGGGATGTTATTATTTGCATTGATCCTAACCTCTTGCGGATCTTCCCGAAAAACCACTGCTGCAGAAAATGTGATCTCTCCTGAAAAAACTGCCACGCAAAAACCCATAAAGGCAGGACCCCCACAAATTCTTATCAATACAGCACCGGCAGATGCCGAACCCGAAGATAGACGCGTTTACAACATCACTTCCTTTGCCCGTGACCACGAAGGCACTCCCTATAAATTTGGAGGCACTACCCGCTCAGGGATGGATTGTTCGGGACTGGTGTACACATCATTTTTACAGGAAAATATTCCTCTTCCCCGCTCATCCAGAGACATGGCCCTTAAAGGGGACAGGCTTTCGCTCGAAGAAGTGAATATAGGAGACCTGCTGTTTTTTGAGACCAACAAGAACAAAAAAGTAATAAATCACGTAGGTTTAGTAGTAGAAATACAACCGGGTCATATCTTTTTTATACATTCCTCTACTTCCCGGGGGTGA
- the lpxB gene encoding lipid-A-disaccharide synthase yields the protein MKYYLIAGEASGDLHASNLMKALKKQDPAAQFRFWGGDLMQEQGGTMVKHYRELAFMGFIEVIYNLRTILKNIELCKEDIETYQPDILIFIDYPGFNLRIAKWAKQKGFPTHFYISPQIWAWKENRIAAIKRDIDHMYVILPFEKDFYEKKHGYSVHFVGHPLLDAIAQKELVDAPSFKAEFGLDDRPIIAVLPGSRKQEISKMLKTMLSITEDFREYQFVIAGAPSQDPEFYAPFIQKKNVRLVMNRTYDVLSLSTAALVTSGTATLETALFKVPEVVCYKGSNISYQIAKRIINLDYISLVNLIMEKEVVKELIQKDFNTKTLRKELKKILEPHHRDTIFNGYYELEKKLGGQGASEKTAKLILETIKN from the coding sequence ATGAAATATTATCTCATCGCAGGAGAAGCATCGGGAGACCTTCACGCTTCCAATCTTATGAAGGCTCTTAAAAAGCAGGATCCTGCGGCCCAATTCAGGTTTTGGGGTGGAGACCTTATGCAGGAACAGGGCGGGACTATGGTAAAACATTACCGCGAACTTGCTTTTATGGGATTTATTGAGGTGATCTATAACCTGCGTACCATCCTTAAAAATATAGAGCTGTGCAAGGAAGATATTGAAACCTACCAACCCGATATTCTTATTTTTATAGATTACCCCGGCTTTAACCTAAGGATCGCCAAATGGGCAAAACAAAAGGGTTTTCCTACGCACTTTTATATTTCCCCGCAAATATGGGCCTGGAAGGAAAACAGGATCGCAGCCATTAAGCGGGATATAGACCATATGTATGTGATCCTTCCTTTTGAAAAGGATTTTTACGAAAAAAAGCATGGATACAGTGTGCATTTTGTTGGACATCCGCTTCTGGATGCCATAGCCCAAAAAGAACTGGTGGATGCTCCTTCCTTTAAAGCTGAGTTTGGATTGGATGACCGACCAATAATTGCCGTGCTGCCCGGCAGCCGGAAACAGGAAATTTCCAAAATGCTGAAAACCATGCTCAGTATTACTGAAGATTTCAGGGAATACCAGTTTGTAATTGCCGGTGCCCCCAGCCAGGACCCCGAATTTTATGCTCCTTTTATTCAGAAGAAAAATGTGCGTCTTGTTATGAACCGCACTTATGATGTTTTAAGCCTGTCCACCGCTGCCCTGGTAACATCAGGCACCGCCACGCTGGAGACCGCGCTATTTAAAGTCCCGGAAGTAGTTTGTTATAAAGGAAGCAATATTTCATATCAAATTGCAAAACGAATTATAAATTTGGACTATATTTCGCTCGTGAATCTTATAATGGAAAAAGAAGTAGTTAAGGAACTTATCCAGAAAGATTTCAATACTAAAACACTTAGGAAAGAATTAAAAAAGATCCTGGAACCTCACCACCGGGATACAATATTTAATGGTTATTACGAGTTAGAAAAGAAACTTGGCGGGCAGGGTGCCAGTGAAAAGACCGCCAAACTAATTTTGGAAACAATAAAAAACTAA
- the mreC gene encoding rod shape-determining protein MreC, whose product MQQIFNFLIRNKNNILFLLLLVLSLFLTVQSHSFHKSKFISSANVITGGIYNWANNIQTYFYLDEYNQRLLEENKQLRSLLANTRDTTALTSNLDSISLDGVYNFMTAKVINNNYSKINNYLTLDIGENSGIKKEFGVITSQGIVGIVDHVNRRHARVISILNSNSQINAQLKKTNHFGSLVWDGKDPNIVQLIDVPRQAPVKVGDTIITGGRSLIFPQGIPIGNVVRFTLDQNESYYTVYVKLFNDMTNIGHVYVIENEDKEEIQALETIND is encoded by the coding sequence ATGCAGCAGATATTTAATTTTCTTATCCGCAATAAGAATAACATCCTATTCCTGTTGCTGCTGGTCCTTTCTTTGTTTTTAACCGTCCAGTCCCACTCTTTTCATAAAAGCAAATTCATAAGTTCTGCCAATGTGATCACGGGCGGGATATATAACTGGGCCAATAATATTCAAACTTACTTTTATCTTGATGAATATAACCAGCGGCTACTGGAAGAAAACAAACAGTTGCGCAGTCTTCTGGCCAATACCCGCGACACCACGGCTTTGACTTCAAACCTGGATTCCATTTCCCTCGATGGAGTTTATAATTTCATGACAGCCAAAGTGATCAATAACAATTATTCCAAGATCAATAATTACCTTACCCTGGATATAGGGGAGAATTCCGGAATAAAAAAAGAATTTGGGGTTATTACCAGTCAGGGTATAGTGGGGATAGTTGATCATGTAAACAGGCGGCACGCAAGGGTTATTTCAATCTTGAACAGCAATTCCCAAATTAATGCCCAGCTTAAAAAAACTAATCATTTTGGATCCCTGGTATGGGATGGGAAAGATCCAAACATCGTACAGTTAATTGATGTACCACGGCAGGCACCGGTAAAGGTGGGGGACACCATAATTACCGGGGGACGCTCCCTTATTTTTCCGCAGGGAATCCCCATTGGCAATGTGGTAAGGTTCACCCTGGACCAGAATGAAAGCTATTACACCGTTTATGTGAAACTGTTTAATGATATGACAAATATTGGTCACGTGTATGTGATTGAGAACGAGGATAAAGAAGAAATACAAGCCCTGGAGACAATCAATGACTAA
- a CDS encoding rod shape-determining protein, whose product MGFFDFLIEEIAIDLGTANTLIIHNDKVVVDSPSIVARDRTSGKIIAVGKEAALMQGKTHENIKTIRPLKDGVIADFDASEKMINMFIKEIPALKKKMFTPALRMVICIPSGITEVEMRAVKESAERVNGKEVYLIHEPMAAAIGIGVDIMQPKGNMIVDIGGGTTEIAVIALGGIVCDKSIKIAGDVFTNDIVYYMRTQHNLYVGERTAEKIKIQIGAATEDLEVPPEEMSVQGRDLLTGKPKQVQISYREIAKALDKSILRIEDAVMETLSQTPPELAADIYNTGIYLAGGGSMLRGLDKRLSLKTDLPVYIAEDPLRAVVRGTGICLKNLSRYKGILIK is encoded by the coding sequence ATGGGATTTTTTGACTTTCTCATTGAAGAAATAGCAATAGATTTAGGAACAGCGAATACCCTGATAATCCACAACGACAAAGTTGTGGTAGACAGCCCCTCCATTGTGGCCCGAGACCGGACTTCAGGGAAAATTATTGCCGTAGGGAAAGAAGCTGCCCTTATGCAGGGAAAAACCCATGAAAACATTAAGACCATACGCCCGTTGAAAGATGGGGTAATTGCAGATTTTGATGCCAGTGAAAAAATGATAAACATGTTTATCAAGGAAATTCCGGCGTTGAAAAAGAAAATGTTCACCCCTGCCTTACGAATGGTAATATGTATCCCTTCCGGGATCACCGAAGTTGAGATGCGTGCGGTAAAAGAAAGTGCTGAAAGGGTGAATGGGAAAGAAGTCTATCTTATTCACGAGCCAATGGCCGCGGCGATAGGTATTGGTGTAGATATTATGCAGCCTAAAGGAAATATGATAGTTGATATAGGAGGAGGAACTACAGAAATTGCTGTAATAGCTCTTGGCGGTATTGTTTGTGATAAGTCTATCAAAATCGCCGGGGATGTTTTTACCAATGATATTGTTTATTATATGCGTACCCAACACAACCTGTATGTAGGGGAACGCACTGCTGAAAAAATAAAGATCCAGATTGGTGCAGCCACTGAGGATCTTGAAGTCCCACCGGAGGAAATGAGCGTACAGGGTCGTGACCTTCTTACAGGGAAACCAAAACAGGTTCAAATTTCTTACCGTGAGATCGCGAAAGCCCTGGATAAATCTATTTTGAGAATTGAGGATGCCGTGATGGAAACCCTCTCCCAGACTCCACCGGAACTTGCTGCCGATATTTATAATACCGGAATCTATCTTGCCGGGGGTGGCTCTATGCTTCGGGGGCTGGACAAGCGTTTATCCCTAAAAACCGATCTTCCTGTTTACATTGCAGAAGACCCTTTAAGGGCTGTAGTACGTGGTACAGGTATATGTCTAAAAAATCTTAGCCGTTATAAGGGAATATTGATAAAGTAG
- the rodA gene encoding rod shape-determining protein RodA produces MSKSTVNFDWITILIYILMVLFGWVNIYSASLGDNPSSIFEFSQVYGKQAVWVLFSFLLIIITLAIESRFYQRFSSVIYAIALLSLAGLFVFGKTIAGQTAWYDFGGIRIQPAEFVKVATALALAKYASGIHINLKLFNHQLIAFLIIALPILLILMQPDPGSAMIYFAFIFPLYREGLHIGYILLGIFAALLFVTTLVFGATYISIAVGIICFILFIKYRRKRLAFLKYLTLAVVAIGFSLSVSYVFENVLKQHHRDRFNIVLGQEVDSKGIGYNTNQSEIAIGSGGWFGKGWTEGTQTKGQFVPEQHTDYIFSTVGEEWGFFGTSLVVILFILLLLRLLYLSERQKSTFNRVYGYSLVGVIFLHFMINIGMVIGIFPTVGIPLPFFSYGGSGLWSFTLMLFIFIKLDAERMSNW; encoded by the coding sequence ATGTCTAAAAGCACGGTTAATTTTGATTGGATTACAATATTGATATACATCCTGATGGTCTTATTTGGATGGGTAAATATATATTCCGCATCCCTTGGCGATAACCCATCCTCTATTTTTGAGTTTAGCCAGGTATACGGAAAACAGGCCGTTTGGGTTCTTTTTAGTTTTCTGCTCATCATAATTACCCTGGCAATTGAATCCAGATTCTACCAGAGATTTTCCAGTGTTATTTATGCAATTGCTTTACTTTCCCTGGCAGGATTATTTGTTTTTGGAAAAACGATAGCAGGGCAAACCGCCTGGTATGATTTCGGCGGAATAAGGATTCAGCCGGCTGAATTTGTAAAGGTGGCAACAGCACTGGCCCTAGCCAAATATGCCAGTGGGATACACATTAACCTGAAGCTCTTTAATCACCAGCTCATTGCTTTCCTCATCATTGCATTACCAATTCTTTTGATTTTAATGCAGCCCGACCCTGGCAGCGCTATGATCTATTTCGCATTTATTTTTCCTCTTTATCGGGAAGGTCTGCATATAGGTTATATACTCCTGGGAATATTTGCAGCGCTATTATTTGTTACTACGCTGGTATTTGGCGCAACGTATATAAGTATAGCGGTAGGGATCATTTGTTTCATTCTATTTATTAAATACCGAAGAAAACGCCTGGCATTTCTTAAATATTTGACCCTTGCAGTAGTGGCAATAGGGTTTTCCCTTTCAGTATCCTATGTATTTGAAAACGTTCTAAAGCAACACCATCGTGACAGGTTTAACATTGTTCTGGGCCAGGAAGTAGATTCAAAGGGTATTGGTTATAACACCAACCAGAGTGAAATCGCTATAGGTAGTGGGGGGTGGTTTGGAAAAGGATGGACAGAGGGTACTCAAACAAAGGGACAATTTGTTCCTGAACAGCATACAGATTATATTTTTAGTACCGTAGGAGAGGAATGGGGCTTCTTTGGCACTTCTTTGGTGGTAATCCTTTTTATATTGCTCCTTCTTAGACTCCTTTATCTTTCAGAAAGGCAAAAATCCACATTTAACCGGGTTTACGGGTACAGTCTGGTGGGGGTGATCTTTCTCCACTTTATGATCAACATTGGTATGGTGATAGGTATTTTTCCAACGGTAGGAATACCCTTGCCCTTTTTTAGTTACGGGGGTTCCGGTCTATGGAGTTTTACCTTAATGCTCTTTATCTTTATTAAACTGGACGCAGAGAGAATGTCCAACTGGTAA
- the mrdA gene encoding penicillin-binding protein 2: MRRLLLYIIILTTGMIFLGRLFYLQILDDSFVARSEDNAVKVVYDYPQRGYIFDRNGKLLVSNQPSYDVMAIPRNVKAFDTAEFSRMLNISPEEIARRLDKAKIYSPRLPSIIVPQLTKSEYAYFQEKMRNYNGFYIQKRSLRDYQTQNGSNVLGYIAEVNKKTIEDNPYYISGDLIGKQGIEGYYEELLRGVKGVKYIQKDRFNRDIGAFKDGIFDTLPKKGKDLTITIDAELQAYGELLMENKWGGIVALEPSSGEILSLVTAPSYDPALLVGRKRSQNFTELYYDTIARPLYDRGLQAEYPPGSPFKTINALIALQEGVVTTHDRFYCSGGYVFGRGRKMGCHPHASPLDMIPGIAQSCNAYFANVYRRIIEKFPTPQEGVNVWSNHLKSFGLGNYLGSDLSTGRPGKIPDADYYNKIYNYPTYKWFSTATISNAIGQGEVLMTPIQLANMTATIANKGWFYTPHILKEIDGTPIKDKEFTVKKITTVEPRHFEPVIEGMHQVYKAGTASTLGVKGIEIAGKTGTAENFTRIGGKRVQLTDHSIFIAFAPVEDPKIAIAVFVENGYWGGRYAGRIAGLMIEKYLKGSITRTDMEKWILEHSLESEYMKPYSGESFRINQ; the protein is encoded by the coding sequence TTGAGAAGACTGCTTCTTTATATTATAATTCTCACAACCGGAATGATCTTCCTGGGCAGGTTATTCTATTTGCAGATTTTAGATGATTCCTTCGTAGCAAGATCTGAAGATAATGCGGTGAAGGTGGTTTATGACTATCCGCAGCGTGGGTATATATTTGACCGAAACGGAAAGCTTCTCGTTTCAAACCAGCCTTCCTATGATGTGATGGCGATACCTCGTAATGTAAAGGCATTTGATACGGCTGAATTTAGCCGGATGCTGAATATCTCTCCTGAAGAAATTGCCCGCAGGCTGGATAAGGCTAAAATATATTCGCCACGACTTCCATCGATCATTGTCCCGCAGTTGACAAAATCTGAATATGCCTATTTTCAGGAAAAAATGAGGAATTATAATGGGTTTTATATTCAGAAAAGATCCTTAAGAGACTACCAAACACAGAATGGCTCTAACGTTCTTGGTTATATTGCTGAAGTAAACAAAAAGACCATTGAAGATAACCCGTATTATATTTCAGGAGATCTTATAGGGAAACAGGGAATTGAAGGTTATTATGAAGAATTGCTTCGGGGCGTAAAAGGTGTAAAGTACATTCAAAAAGACAGGTTTAACCGTGATATTGGCGCATTTAAGGACGGTATATTTGACACCCTTCCAAAAAAAGGGAAAGACCTTACCATTACAATAGATGCCGAGCTACAGGCTTACGGGGAACTTTTAATGGAAAATAAATGGGGAGGTATTGTTGCCCTGGAGCCATCCTCAGGTGAGATCCTCTCGCTGGTAACCGCACCCTCCTATGACCCGGCATTACTCGTGGGAAGAAAACGCTCCCAGAATTTTACGGAACTTTATTATGATACTATAGCAAGGCCATTATATGACCGCGGCTTACAGGCCGAGTATCCTCCGGGCTCCCCATTTAAGACCATCAATGCCTTAATTGCACTTCAGGAAGGGGTAGTTACCACTCATGACCGTTTCTACTGCAGTGGAGGTTACGTTTTTGGGCGAGGCCGTAAAATGGGGTGTCACCCGCATGCAAGTCCGCTGGATATGATACCGGGTATTGCTCAATCATGTAATGCATATTTTGCCAACGTATACAGAAGGATTATTGAAAAATTCCCAACGCCCCAGGAAGGGGTTAATGTATGGTCAAACCACTTAAAAAGTTTTGGCCTTGGTAATTACCTGGGATCTGATCTTTCTACCGGGCGCCCTGGAAAGATCCCCGATGCCGATTACTATAATAAAATTTACAATTACCCCACCTATAAATGGTTTTCTACCGCTACAATATCAAATGCCATTGGACAGGGAGAGGTTTTAATGACGCCTATTCAGCTGGCAAATATGACAGCGACCATAGCCAATAAAGGGTGGTTTTACACTCCACATATATTAAAGGAAATAGATGGAACTCCTATAAAGGATAAAGAATTTACCGTGAAAAAGATCACAACGGTTGAACCACGGCATTTTGAACCTGTAATTGAAGGAATGCACCAGGTTTATAAAGCGGGAACTGCCTCCACGCTTGGCGTAAAAGGAATAGAGATTGCGGGAAAAACCGGTACTGCAGAGAATTTTACGCGAATTGGCGGGAAAAGGGTACAGCTTACAGACCACTCGATTTTTATTGCCTTTGCACCAGTTGAAGATCCTAAGATAGCCATTGCGGTATTTGTGGAGAATGGCTATTGGGGTGGACGTTATGCCGGAAGGATCGCCGGACTTATGATAGAAAAATATTTAAAAGGAAGTATTACCAGAACCGATATGGAAAAATGGATCCTGGAACACAGCCTTGAAAGTGAATATATGAAACCGTACAGCGGGGAATCCTTTAGAATTAACCAATAA